One Pleurocapsa sp. PCC 7327 DNA segment encodes these proteins:
- a CDS encoding glycosyltransferase family 2 protein — MISIITPVYNGERFIESCIQAVIDQNCPDVEHIIVDGGSSDRTVEIIQEYAQKYPHIRWISEKDRGQSDAMNKGINLAQGEIVGFLNVDDFYEPNVLNRVLEIFKTLPEPSFVAGNCKVIGESGELIEFNQPAKLSLYDLLMYPDRNPYPYNPAAYFYHASLHQRVGYYNVDDHYSMDLDFILRAVRVANLHYVDETWGNHRRLEGTKTFEDLKAGKTNQRIIKLYRYYRRYLPLSAQLKLFLQENWIRIAYVLKYPHKFPKVMQRKLANMLD, encoded by the coding sequence ATGATTAGCATCATCACGCCCGTTTACAACGGCGAGCGATTCATCGAATCTTGTATTCAAGCAGTCATCGACCAAAATTGCCCGGATGTCGAGCATATCATTGTCGATGGCGGATCGAGCGATCGCACCGTTGAAATTATTCAAGAATATGCCCAAAAATATCCACACATCCGTTGGATTTCTGAAAAAGATAGAGGGCAGTCGGATGCAATGAATAAGGGAATTAATTTGGCACAGGGGGAGATCGTAGGATTTTTAAATGTTGATGATTTTTATGAGCCGAACGTTCTCAATCGAGTCTTGGAAATTTTTAAAACCTTGCCAGAACCCAGCTTTGTAGCTGGTAACTGTAAGGTGATAGGAGAATCAGGCGAGTTAATAGAATTTAATCAGCCAGCTAAATTGAGTTTGTATGACCTATTAATGTACCCAGATAGAAACCCCTATCCCTACAATCCAGCCGCTTATTTTTATCATGCTTCGCTCCACCAGAGAGTTGGATATTATAACGTTGACGATCATTATTCAATGGATTTAGATTTTATTCTTAGAGCCGTTCGAGTTGCCAATCTTCACTATGTCGATGAAACTTGGGGCAATCACAGAAGATTGGAAGGGACAAAAACTTTTGAAGATTTAAAAGCTGGCAAAACCAACCAACGAATTATTAAGTTATATAGATATTATCGCCGATATCTACCTTTGTCTGCCCAACTCAAGTTGTTTTTACAAGAGAATTGGATCAGAATCGCATATGTCTTAAAATATCCGCATAAGTTCCCAAAAGTTATGCAAAGAAAGCTTGCCAATATGTTGGACTAG
- a CDS encoding glycosyltransferase family 2 protein — protein MGTTVSVLIRTKNEARDISKALESIRNQSWQPIEILVVDSGSTDGTVEIVKQHSDINLIQIAPEEFTFGRSLNIGFQAARGEVVVSLSAHAFPCDRYWLKNLVKHFDDSQVAGTYGKQVPQPDAWPPVRRDYLEFYGDRLRLQTRLDKWYEHDFSNANSAIRYRCWQEHPFDETLTGSEDREWARAMLGLGYQIVYEPEAAVYHSHNEPLFKVYQRTYREALATNRLYGKKMTLRGAIETWYGSVVKDAHFILKNSREWHWLVRSPIYRLFWTFGHLRPNLPHALWEPLINRWKRISHPQIQKE, from the coding sequence ATGGGAACTACAGTCAGTGTATTGATACGCACTAAGAATGAAGCCAGAGATATTTCAAAAGCTTTAGAATCAATCCGAAACCAATCTTGGCAGCCGATTGAAATTCTTGTTGTTGATTCGGGTTCTACCGATGGAACGGTTGAAATTGTCAAGCAGCACAGCGATATTAATTTAATTCAAATAGCGCCCGAAGAATTTACTTTCGGTCGCTCTTTAAATATTGGCTTTCAAGCAGCTAGAGGAGAAGTAGTTGTTTCGCTGAGCGCTCATGCCTTTCCTTGCGATCGCTATTGGTTGAAAAATTTAGTCAAGCACTTTGACGATTCGCAAGTCGCAGGCACCTATGGAAAACAAGTGCCACAACCCGATGCTTGGCCGCCAGTTCGACGAGATTATCTAGAATTTTATGGCGATCGCCTGCGCTTGCAAACAAGACTTGACAAATGGTACGAGCATGACTTTTCTAATGCCAACTCCGCCATTCGCTATCGGTGTTGGCAGGAGCATCCATTTGATGAAACCTTGACTGGAAGCGAAGATCGAGAGTGGGCGCGAGCCATGTTAGGACTGGGTTACCAAATTGTTTACGAACCCGAAGCCGCCGTCTATCACTCCCACAACGAGCCACTTTTCAAAGTTTATCAAAGAACCTATCGAGAGGCTCTCGCCACCAATCGGCTTTATGGGAAAAAAATGACCTTGCGCGGTGCGATCGAGACCTGGTACGGGTCTGTTGTCAAAGATGCCCATTTTATCCTGAAAAATAGCAGGGAATGGCACTGGCTCGTGCGATCGCCTATCTATCGTCTTTTTTGGACTTTTGGCCATCTTCGCCCCAATCTACCTCATGCTCTCTGGGAGCCTCTCATCAATCGCTGGAAGCGAATTAGCCATCCTCAGATCCAAAAAGAGTAA
- a CDS encoding sirohydrochlorin chelatase: protein MQVASAHLLVSHGSRDPRPQIALKQLASRLRQKKPAIARSRDLKPELEGAAAAPNQPALSLIDTACLEAAPAPLHATIERVAQKARKAGLNCLEILPLFLLAGVHVKEDIPREVAIAQRALGKSVRVELRPYLGSYPRLANLLTQQLERLPAQARILLSHGSRRPGGNQPCQEIASRLGAIPAYWSASPTLAERVETLARSGEQSIAILPYFLFSGGITDAIAQQIQQLQQAFPKLKLLLGEPLGATAELADLIIEEIDEWRE, encoded by the coding sequence TTGCAAGTAGCATCCGCTCATCTTTTAGTATCTCACGGCAGTCGCGATCCTCGTCCTCAGATTGCCTTAAAGCAATTGGCTTCTCGGTTGCGTCAAAAGAAACCAGCGATCGCCCGGTCAAGGGATCTCAAGCCAGAATTAGAGGGAGCTGCGGCAGCCCCGAACCAACCCGCACTATCGCTAATCGATACAGCTTGCTTGGAAGCAGCACCCGCTCCCTTACACGCAACGATCGAACGAGTTGCCCAAAAAGCACGAAAAGCGGGATTGAACTGCCTAGAAATCTTGCCTCTTTTTTTACTAGCTGGGGTTCACGTCAAAGAAGATATTCCCAGAGAAGTTGCGATCGCCCAACGAGCGCTAGGAAAATCGGTACGGGTAGAATTACGCCCTTATTTGGGAAGCTATCCGAGGTTAGCAAACCTACTAACACAACAACTAGAACGACTACCCGCTCAAGCGAGAATTTTATTGTCCCATGGCAGTCGTCGTCCGGGAGGAAACCAACCCTGTCAGGAAATTGCCTCTCGACTGGGTGCCATTCCTGCCTATTGGTCGGCATCGCCGACTTTAGCCGAACGAGTCGAGACTTTAGCGAGATCGGGCGAGCAAAGTATCGCCATCTTACCTTACTTTCTATTTTCTGGAGGAATTACAGACGCGATCGCCCAACAGATCCAACAACTCCAGCAAGCTTTTCCAAAGCTCAAATTACTTTTGGGAGAACCGCTAGGAGCAACGGCAGAATTAGCGGATTTAATTATTGAAGAGATCGACGAATGGCGCGAGTAG
- the cobA gene encoding uroporphyrinogen-III C-methyltransferase, with protein sequence MARVETQQYLGKVYLVGAGPGDPGLMTLKGKQLLEHADVVIYDALVSPPILAMIGDRAERIDAGKRRGRHSKLQSETTRILIEKARTNAVVVRLKGGDPFVFGRGGEEMEDLVKAGVPVEVVPGVTSGIAAPAYAGIPLTYRGYSSSVTFVTGHEAAGKYRPQVNWGAIAQGSETIVIYMGIHNLANIVPELIEGGLSSDTPIALVRWGTLPEQEELVGTLATIVRQVEETRFEAPAIAVIGKVVNLYATLSNCRPSV encoded by the coding sequence ATGGCGCGAGTAGAAACGCAACAGTATTTGGGAAAAGTGTATTTAGTAGGCGCAGGACCGGGAGATCCGGGGTTGATGACCCTTAAAGGCAAGCAACTCCTAGAACACGCCGATGTAGTTATTTATGATGCTCTCGTCAGTCCTCCCATCCTGGCAATGATTGGCGATCGGGCAGAACGCATTGACGCGGGGAAACGGCGAGGTCGTCACTCCAAATTACAGTCGGAAACGACGCGGATTTTAATTGAAAAGGCAAGAACCAATGCCGTCGTAGTTAGGCTGAAAGGTGGCGATCCGTTTGTCTTCGGTCGCGGCGGCGAAGAAATGGAAGACTTGGTAAAAGCGGGAGTTCCCGTAGAAGTCGTGCCTGGGGTTACTTCTGGAATTGCTGCCCCCGCCTATGCAGGCATTCCCCTGACCTATCGCGGGTACAGTTCCTCGGTGACCTTTGTTACCGGACACGAAGCGGCGGGCAAATATCGCCCTCAAGTCAATTGGGGAGCGATCGCTCAAGGTTCTGAAACAATCGTTATTTACATGGGCATTCACAACCTCGCCAACATCGTACCCGAACTAATCGAGGGCGGGTTGAGTTCAGATACGCCGATTGCCCTAGTGCGCTGGGGAACCCTACCAGAACAAGAAGAATTGGTCGGCACTTTGGCAACGATTGTCCGACAAGTCGAAGAAACTCGCTTTGAAGCTCCCGCGATCGCGGTTATCGGCAAGGTAGTCAACTTGTATGCCACGCTATCGAACTGTCGCCCATCTGTGTAA
- the proS gene encoding proline--tRNA ligase: MQLSQMLFVTLREEPAEAEIPSHKLLVRAGYIRRIGSGIYAYLPLMWRVLQKISQIVREEMNATGAQECLLPQLQPSDLWRESGRWDTYTKAEGIMFALTDRQERELGLGPTHEEVITTIAKEMIRSYRQLPLNLYQIQTKFRDEIRPRFGLMRGREFIMKDAYSFSADEESLRAIYQDMDRAYCKIFRRCGLAFRAVEADSGAIGGSASQEFMVLADAGEDEVLYTEDGKYSANVEKAISLPPEVEPSPFKKYEKLETPGTETIEKLAKFLKCSTTAVVKNVLYEALYDNGTLVLALVHIRGDQDVNEVKLQNELVRLAPRYQAKTLLALRVPDESAQQKWAAKPLPLGYIAPDLPDDYISSVKDVISEFLRLADKTVVDLKNFVTGANESGYHVVGANWGKEFQLPELVVDIRKARPGDRAIHDPSQILQSTRGIEVGHIFQLGTKYSQAMGATYTNEQGEELPLVMGCYGIGVSRLAQAAVEQSYDKDGIIWPVAIAPYHAIVVIPNINDREQVEVAQKLYHELNRAGIETLLDDRDERAGVKFKDADLIGIPYRIVTGRAIKQGKVELVERAGKQSQEIAIEEVVTNLRARIDEALNL, encoded by the coding sequence ATGCAACTGTCTCAGATGCTCTTTGTCACGCTGCGAGAAGAACCAGCAGAAGCAGAAATTCCAAGTCATAAACTTCTAGTGCGGGCGGGGTATATTCGTCGTATTGGTAGTGGGATTTATGCCTACTTACCCCTGATGTGGCGAGTCTTGCAAAAAATCTCCCAAATCGTGCGAGAAGAAATGAACGCTACGGGCGCGCAGGAATGCTTGCTGCCGCAACTGCAACCCTCGGATTTGTGGAGAGAATCGGGACGCTGGGATACTTATACGAAAGCAGAAGGGATCATGTTTGCCCTCACCGACAGACAAGAACGGGAATTAGGACTGGGACCGACCCATGAAGAGGTCATTACGACGATTGCCAAAGAAATGATTCGCTCTTACCGCCAACTGCCGCTCAATCTCTACCAAATTCAAACAAAATTTAGAGATGAAATTCGCCCTCGTTTTGGATTGATGCGGGGACGGGAATTCATCATGAAAGATGCTTACTCCTTCAGTGCTGACGAGGAAAGCTTGAGAGCGATTTATCAGGACATGGATAGGGCTTACTGCAAGATTTTCCGTCGCTGCGGGCTTGCCTTTAGAGCCGTTGAAGCGGATTCTGGCGCGATCGGCGGTTCGGCTTCTCAAGAATTTATGGTGTTGGCAGATGCGGGCGAAGATGAAGTCCTCTACACTGAAGATGGTAAGTATTCGGCAAACGTAGAAAAAGCAATTTCTCTTCCCCCAGAAGTCGAACCTTCGCCGTTCAAAAAATATGAAAAGCTGGAAACGCCGGGAACGGAGACGATTGAGAAGCTGGCTAAGTTCCTTAAGTGTTCGACTACGGCAGTTGTCAAAAACGTACTTTACGAAGCGCTTTATGACAATGGTACGCTGGTGCTGGCGCTAGTCCACATCCGAGGCGACCAGGATGTCAATGAGGTGAAGCTACAGAATGAATTAGTCCGGTTAGCGCCTCGGTATCAAGCAAAAACATTGTTGGCGCTGAGAGTTCCGGATGAATCGGCGCAACAAAAATGGGCGGCTAAACCTTTACCGTTAGGCTATATTGCTCCCGATCTGCCCGACGATTATATTAGTTCGGTTAAGGATGTTATCTCTGAATTTCTGCGTTTGGCAGATAAAACCGTCGTCGATCTCAAAAATTTCGTCACCGGTGCCAATGAATCTGGCTATCACGTCGTCGGGGCGAACTGGGGCAAGGAATTTCAGTTACCAGAGTTGGTGGTAGATATCAGAAAAGCTCGTCCGGGCGATCGCGCCATTCACGATCCTTCTCAAATTCTTCAAAGTACGAGAGGAATCGAAGTCGGACATATCTTTCAGTTGGGAACGAAATATTCTCAAGCCATGGGCGCGACTTATACTAACGAACAGGGCGAGGAATTGCCTTTAGTGATGGGATGCTATGGTATCGGCGTTTCCCGCTTGGCACAAGCTGCCGTCGAGCAATCCTACGATAAAGATGGGATTATTTGGCCCGTTGCGATCGCCCCTTATCACGCGATCGTCGTTATTCCCAATATCAACGATCGAGAGCAAGTGGAAGTCGCCCAAAAGCTTTATCACGAGTTAAATCGCGCTGGCATAGAAACTCTCTTAGACGATCGCGACGAACGAGCAGGCGTTAAATTTAAAGATGCCGATTTGATTGGGATTCCCTATCGTATCGTCACTGGACGCGCCATTAAACAAGGCAAAGTCGAATTGGTAGAACGTGCTGGCAAACAATCCCAAGAAATTGCGATCGAGGAAGTCGTAACCAATCTTAGAGCGCGGATTGATGAGGCTTTGAATCTCTAA
- a CDS encoding helix-turn-helix domain-containing protein: MEVNTLVQRLKHFQKNLYELYQESKAPVEKQPDRLLPAVYKELGTASEALQVAVDELIAQTEKLAAIQIQLETERQNYKNLFDFLSEAHLVTDPRGKILQANQAAADLLKVELRFLLGKPLDIFFIPQERQTFPAKLSQIRQCDRAQKWRVGLQSRNGETIPVSLTVAPSRDASGKLIALNWSLCEIAKKRAGIEPQSTISKDFSQSRPKHVYQRGEIIPLEPTKLWLVCQGWVKLSTTCESGDEVIVGLAGRDMSFGSSMTSLSTYQAIALSEEVRLVAISLSEINNSPRLKEIIFSQIAQRLRLTESLLAISGVRQVEERVYHFLLWLKQHFGQKVPQGDRLSVRLTHQELANACSTTRVTVTRVLGKLKKQGKITYDSKHHMIFTNASQQLSSNC, translated from the coding sequence GTGGAAGTAAACACGCTAGTTCAGAGACTAAAACACTTTCAAAAGAACTTATACGAACTGTATCAAGAGAGCAAAGCCCCAGTAGAAAAACAACCCGATCGATTGTTACCAGCTGTTTACAAAGAACTCGGTACAGCCTCGGAAGCACTACAGGTAGCTGTAGATGAACTAATCGCACAAACTGAGAAGCTGGCAGCGATACAAATACAGTTAGAAACAGAACGCCAAAACTACAAAAACTTGTTTGACTTCTTGTCTGAAGCTCACTTAGTAACCGATCCCCGTGGCAAGATTTTGCAAGCTAACCAGGCAGCGGCAGATCTACTGAAGGTTGAGTTACGGTTTTTGCTAGGCAAACCGCTAGACATCTTCTTCATCCCACAAGAGCGGCAGACATTTCCTGCTAAACTAAGCCAGATACGCCAATGCGATCGCGCTCAAAAATGGAGAGTTGGCTTGCAGTCCCGTAATGGCGAAACCATACCAGTGTCTCTGACTGTCGCTCCTAGCCGCGATGCTTCTGGCAAGCTAATCGCTCTCAACTGGAGCTTGTGCGAGATCGCCAAAAAACGTGCCGGGATCGAGCCGCAATCAACTATTAGCAAAGACTTCAGCCAGTCCCGCCCCAAGCACGTCTATCAGCGAGGAGAAATTATTCCCCTAGAACCCACTAAGCTTTGGCTAGTCTGCCAAGGTTGGGTCAAGCTGAGTACAACCTGTGAAAGCGGCGATGAGGTAATTGTCGGACTAGCAGGACGGGATATGTCTTTTGGCTCTAGTATGACCTCTTTATCTACTTATCAAGCCATAGCCCTCTCAGAAGAAGTTCGGTTAGTGGCTATTTCCCTAAGCGAGATAAACAATTCCCCTCGTCTCAAAGAAATTATTTTTTCTCAAATTGCCCAGCGGTTGCGGCTAACCGAATCCCTTTTAGCTATTTCTGGAGTGCGACAAGTTGAAGAGCGCGTTTACCATTTTCTGTTGTGGTTGAAACAGCATTTTGGTCAAAAAGTACCACAAGGCGATCGCTTGAGCGTTCGTCTTACTCATCAGGAACTTGCCAATGCTTGCAGCACTACCAGAGTCACGGTTACTAGAGTGTTAGGCAAGTTAAAAAAACAGGGCAAAATTACTTATGACTCCAAGCACCACATGATTTTTACTAACGCCAGCCAACAGCTATCCAGCAACTGCTAA
- the fmt gene encoding methionyl-tRNA formyltransferase encodes MRVIFLGTPQFAIPTLESLLNHPDFEVIAAVTQPDKPRGRGNQLTPSPVKKVALAHQIPVWQPKRIKKDPETLTNLRQASADAFVVAAYGQILSPEILAMPRLGCINVHGSILPKYRGAAPIQWSLYHGDTETGITTMLMDEGMDTGAMLLKAYTPVGLLDNAHQIAEILARQGADLLIETLLKLDRGEIQPVPQDPSEATYAPLIKKSDYVIDWTRPAIAIHNQIRGFYPNCVTSFREQPLKVIATAPLGEDYRSQLPPDLQKLQQQWDTLSSVTGSPGEIVSIVKNLGPIVQTGDGLLLLREVQLAGKPPRSGWDFVNGTRLAVGEVLGSSAIA; translated from the coding sequence ATGCGAGTTATTTTTTTGGGAACGCCACAATTTGCCATCCCCACTCTGGAGAGTTTGCTCAACCATCCAGATTTTGAGGTGATTGCTGCCGTCACTCAACCCGATAAACCGCGCGGTCGGGGAAATCAACTCACTCCCTCACCCGTGAAAAAAGTAGCGCTTGCTCATCAAATCCCCGTTTGGCAACCCAAGCGCATCAAAAAAGATCCGGAAACCCTGACAAATCTCAGACAAGCCTCAGCGGATGCATTTGTCGTCGCCGCCTACGGACAAATTCTCTCCCCAGAAATTCTTGCCATGCCCAGACTGGGATGCATTAACGTTCACGGTTCGATTCTGCCCAAATATCGAGGGGCTGCCCCAATTCAGTGGAGTCTCTATCATGGGGATACTGAAACGGGGATTACTACGATGCTGATGGACGAGGGCATGGATACTGGAGCCATGTTGCTGAAAGCTTATACTCCTGTTGGCTTGCTAGACAATGCCCATCAAATCGCAGAAATTCTCGCTCGTCAAGGGGCGGATCTCCTCATCGAAACTCTTTTAAAACTGGACAGAGGAGAAATTCAACCCGTTCCTCAAGACCCTTCCGAGGCAACTTATGCTCCCCTAATAAAAAAATCAGATTATGTTATCGATTGGACTCGTCCCGCGATCGCCATTCACAATCAAATCAGGGGTTTCTATCCCAATTGCGTTACTTCCTTCCGAGAACAACCCCTAAAAGTCATCGCTACTGCCCCCTTGGGAGAAGATTACCGCTCGCAACTCCCGCCAGATTTGCAAAAATTACAACAGCAATGGGATACTTTGTCTTCTGTGACGGGATCTCCTGGCGAAATCGTTAGCATCGTTAAAAATTTGGGTCCCATCGTTCAAACTGGTGACGGACTCCTCCTGCTACGGGAGGTTCAGCTAGCAGGTAAGCCTCCTCGATCTGGCTGGGATTTTGTTAACGGTACGCGCTTAGCTGTAGGGGAAGTATTGGGTTCGTCGGCGATCGCGTGA
- a CDS encoding GntR family transcriptional regulator: protein MLQFQIRPDSDIPASKQLFDQIRFAIASRQYPPGHRLPSTRQLAMMTGLHRNTISKVYQQLEESGLVESLAGSGIYVKATSHERRSQLNSPLFQQYPEASKLIRKSLDNLLSQGLTLSQIQELLLEEIDWRLRSSAQVLVTVPANDIGAGKLIVLELEQSLNIPVQLVPMEELSQVLAQTQSGTVVTSRYFIGDVEALAAPYSIRAIPVDIYDYSKELEIVKKLPKDSRLGIVSLSGGILNIAEILVHSLRGDDLLVMSAQAGDSEKLNAVIRTSRTIICDRASYPIVKQAITAARDDLIRLPELICSENYIGEKSINSLKRELGIGIEGNG, encoded by the coding sequence ATGTTGCAGTTCCAGATCCGACCAGATAGCGATATTCCTGCCTCTAAGCAACTATTTGACCAAATTCGCTTCGCGATCGCCTCTCGTCAGTATCCGCCCGGTCATCGGCTGCCCAGTACGCGACAACTTGCTATGATGACGGGACTGCACCGCAATACTATCAGCAAAGTTTATCAACAATTGGAAGAATCCGGACTGGTAGAATCTCTGGCAGGGTCGGGTATTTATGTTAAAGCTACAAGTCACGAAAGACGATCGCAACTGAATTCGCCACTTTTTCAACAATACCCCGAAGCGAGCAAACTAATTCGCAAGAGTCTCGACAATCTGTTATCGCAGGGTTTGACTCTTTCCCAAATTCAGGAACTCTTATTAGAAGAAATCGACTGGCGCTTGCGTTCTAGCGCCCAAGTTTTGGTAACGGTACCCGCTAACGATATTGGGGCTGGGAAATTAATCGTTCTAGAATTGGAACAATCGCTTAATATTCCCGTACAACTGGTGCCGATGGAAGAACTCTCTCAAGTGCTGGCTCAAACCCAGTCCGGGACAGTTGTCACCAGCCGTTATTTTATCGGCGATGTAGAAGCGCTCGCTGCTCCCTATTCTATTCGCGCGATCCCAGTCGATATTTACGACTACAGCAAAGAGTTGGAAATTGTCAAAAAACTGCCTAAAGACAGCCGTTTGGGAATCGTCAGCCTCAGCGGCGGCATTTTGAACATCGCAGAGATTCTAGTTCACAGTTTGCGAGGAGACGATCTTTTAGTCATGAGTGCCCAAGCTGGCGATAGCGAGAAATTGAACGCTGTAATTCGCACCTCTCGAACTATTATCTGCGATCGCGCTAGCTATCCAATTGTCAAACAGGCAATTACTGCTGCTAGAGACGACCTCATTCGTCTCCCAGAACTCATTTGCAGCGAAAACTATATCGGCGAAAAATCGATTAACTCACTCAAGCGAGAACTTGGTATCGGAATCGAGGGAAATGGGTGA